From the genome of Candidatus Methanoperedens sp., one region includes:
- the ala gene encoding alanine dehydrogenase, which produces MENQILWLNRKEVESLLDMKGAIKVVEEAFRQHGLKKVQMPPKLYLYFKKHNGDLRTMPAYLEEQDITGVKIVNVHPDNPKKGLPTVMALVVLNSTETGAPIAVMDGTYLTNMRTGAAGGVAVRYLARKNAKTVGFVGTGNQAVTQLMGINEVIDIEEIKATSASEKSTLAFKKEMEKKAGCDIIPKKSIEDVCDCDIIVTTTPSREPIVMNEWISEGTHINAIGADAPGKEELDPNILKRARVVVDDIPQASHSGEVNVPISKGLLSEKDICCELGEVIAGKKKARTKDSDITVFDSTGLAIQDVATADMVYQKALEKKIGIKLQQF; this is translated from the coding sequence ATGGAAAATCAGATTCTCTGGCTCAACAGGAAAGAAGTGGAATCGCTCCTCGATATGAAAGGTGCTATTAAGGTAGTAGAAGAGGCATTCCGGCAGCACGGCCTCAAGAAAGTACAGATGCCTCCGAAGCTGTATCTTTATTTCAAAAAGCACAACGGTGACCTGAGAACGATGCCTGCTTATCTTGAAGAGCAGGATATCACCGGGGTTAAGATAGTGAACGTTCATCCGGATAATCCCAAAAAAGGTCTTCCTACGGTGATGGCGCTTGTTGTCCTGAATTCAACAGAGACAGGTGCGCCCATTGCAGTAATGGACGGGACTTATCTGACGAATATGCGGACAGGAGCAGCTGGCGGCGTTGCAGTGAGATATCTTGCACGCAAGAATGCGAAAACAGTGGGTTTTGTGGGTACGGGGAACCAGGCAGTTACCCAGCTTATGGGAATCAATGAAGTTATTGATATCGAGGAAATAAAAGCCACAAGCGCCTCGGAGAAAAGTACGCTTGCGTTCAAAAAGGAAATGGAAAAAAAAGCAGGCTGTGATATAATCCCCAAGAAAAGCATCGAGGATGTCTGCGACTGCGATATCATAGTAACGACAACGCCATCAAGAGAGCCCATAGTTATGAACGAGTGGATATCGGAAGGCACACATATCAATGCAATAGGCGCCGATGCTCCAGGAAAGGAGGAGCTTGACCCGAATATCTTGAAGCGCGCCAGAGTAGTTGTGGATGATATTCCCCAGGCTTCGCATTCAGGGGAGGTCAACGTGCCCATATCAAAGGGACTACTCTCTGAAAAGGATATCTGCTGCGAGCTTGGAGAGGTGATCGCAGGAAAGAAAAAAGCCAGGACAAAAGATTCCGACATCACTGTTTTTGATTCAACCGGGCTTGCGATCCAGGATGTTGCGACTGCGGATATGGTGTATCAGAAAGCGCTTGAGAAAAAGATCGGGATAAAGTTGCAGCAGTTCTAA
- a CDS encoding DUF1016 N-terminal domain-containing protein, whose amino-acid sequence MVEAYWRIDKRIVDEEQHGEARAEYGKQLIKELSKQLSAEFGRGSQK is encoded by the coding sequence ATGGTAGAGGCGTACTGGCGGATCGACAAACGGATAGTTGATGAAGAGCAGCATGGAGAAGCCCGCGCAGAATATGGCAAACAGCTTATCAAGGAACTTTCAAAACAACTCTCTGCTGAATTTGGACGGGGTTCACAGAAGTAA
- a CDS encoding phospholipase D family protein has product MAEFLDTQGVSYYLKKLINNSNDKLYLISPYLQLNNQLKLSLEDRHKFSIDIIIIYGKVTDINPDDSAWLQSMPGIKLMFHKDLHAKCYFNEKEAIITSMNLYMFSQQNNVEMGIYISKEKDEDLYNQVAKEVDRIKRGSEHRTISVQKVENKKPETTKQQSFPKAENRKHNNKQTGYCIRTGVEIPFNVEKPMSYEAFKVWSQFGDPDYPEKFCHFSGEPSNGETSVSKPILKKNWKKAKEIFDF; this is encoded by the coding sequence ATGGCCGAATTTTTAGACACACAAGGAGTTTCCTACTACTTAAAGAAACTCATCAACAACTCAAATGACAAGTTGTATTTAATCAGTCCATATTTGCAATTGAACAATCAACTTAAATTGTCTTTAGAGGACAGACATAAATTTTCCATAGACATAATTATTATTTACGGAAAAGTAACAGACATAAATCCGGACGACAGCGCTTGGTTACAATCCATGCCTGGAATCAAGCTGATGTTTCACAAAGACCTTCATGCTAAATGTTATTTCAATGAAAAAGAAGCGATAATTACCTCAATGAACTTGTATATGTTTTCACAGCAGAACAATGTTGAAATGGGAATTTATATTTCAAAGGAAAAAGATGAAGACCTTTACAATCAAGTTGCGAAAGAAGTTGACAGAATAAAAAGGGGTAGTGAACACAGAACAATCTCCGTTCAAAAGGTTGAGAATAAAAAACCAGAAACAACTAAACAACAATCATTTCCAAAAGCTGAAAATAGAAAACACAATAACAAACAAACAGGTTATTGCATCAGAACAGGAGTGGAAATTCCTTTCAACGTTGAAAAACCGATGAGCTATGAAGCATTTAAAGTTTGGAGTCAATTTGGAGATCCTGACTATCCAGAAAAGTTTTGTCATTTCTCTGGTGAACCATCAAACGGTGAGACAAGCGTTAGTAAACCTATACTGAAGAAGAACTGGAAAAAAGCAAAAGAGATATTTGACTTTTAG
- a CDS encoding cupin domain-containing protein codes for MKYKKYNHNNKQMRLIEYTKEMPPHWCEKGHYGMILEGEMEIEYPNGKIIYKKGDGVFIPDGAEHKHKGRVITESVKVIFIEDV; via the coding sequence GTGAAATATAAAAAATATAATCATAACAACAAACAAATGCGGCTTATAGAATATACAAAAGAAATGCCGCCACACTGGTGCGAAAAAGGTCACTATGGTATGATCCTTGAAGGCGAAATGGAAATTGAATATCCTAATGGAAAAATAATATACAAAAAAGGAGACGGTGTATTTATCCCGGATGGGGCAGAGCATAAACATAAAGGCAGGGTCATAACGGAATCTGTGAAAGTGATTTTCATTGAGGATGTTTAA
- a CDS encoding phosphoadenylyl-sulfate reductase, giving the protein MTEINIEQSAKEYEKRSPQEILELALGKFKSIAISFSGAEDVVLIDMAKKIRNDFRVFTLDTGRLHAETYQFIEDVRNRYNVNIEVFFANRDATEKLVREKGLFSFYKDGHKECCDARKVDPLKRALNTVDAWITGQRKDQSPGTRANVPVVQKDPTFGTGKLVKFNPLANWTSKQVWDYIRENDVPYNKLHEKGFVSIGCEPCTKPVIPGQHEREGRWWWEDATKKECGLHAGNVKK; this is encoded by the coding sequence ATGACAGAAATTAATATTGAACAATCAGCAAAAGAATACGAGAAAAGGTCGCCGCAGGAAATCCTGGAACTTGCGCTTGGGAAATTCAAGAGCATCGCAATATCATTCAGCGGCGCCGAGGATGTGGTGCTGATCGACATGGCAAAAAAGATAAGAAATGATTTCAGGGTCTTTACACTCGACACCGGACGCCTCCATGCTGAGACTTATCAGTTCATCGAAGACGTAAGGAATAGATACAATGTCAATATCGAGGTGTTTTTTGCAAATCGGGATGCGACCGAGAAGCTGGTCAGGGAGAAAGGATTGTTCTCATTCTATAAGGACGGCCACAAGGAATGCTGCGATGCGCGCAAAGTGGATCCTCTTAAGCGAGCCCTCAACACGGTTGATGCCTGGATAACCGGGCAGAGAAAAGACCAGAGCCCCGGAACACGAGCTAATGTACCCGTCGTCCAGAAGGACCCCACTTTCGGGACTGGAAAGCTTGTGAAATTCAATCCGCTCGCCAACTGGACATCAAAACAGGTCTGGGATTATATCAGGGAGAACGATGTTCCCTACAATAAGCTCCATGAAAAGGGTTTCGTCAGCATAGGATGCGAGCCCTGCACGAAACCAGTGATACCAGGCCAGCATGAGCGCGAAGGGCGCTGGTGGTGGGAAGATGCCACCAAGAAAGAATGCGGGCTGCATGCAGGGAATGTGAAGAAGTAG
- a CDS encoding 4Fe-4S binding protein has translation MRNIISCPGNLECNYGIIDTYGLAGILDKEFFGEDMPVKIKFAVTGCPNACAKPQENDLGVMGILKPAINTGECTGCGTCTFMCPEKAIVLEDDKAKILWDKCNLCGACIGACPSDLITEEWKGYRLFVGGMIGKHPKLGKELTDAKSPEEAVAIFRKIIEWSKKNTNVGERFGDCLERVGLERFGKEILG, from the coding sequence GTGCGCAATATCATTTCATGCCCGGGAAATCTTGAATGTAATTACGGGATCATAGATACATACGGACTGGCAGGAATACTGGATAAGGAATTCTTTGGCGAGGACATGCCTGTAAAGATAAAATTTGCCGTGACGGGATGCCCTAACGCCTGCGCCAAGCCGCAAGAGAACGACCTTGGGGTAATGGGGATACTCAAACCCGCCATCAATACCGGTGAGTGCACAGGCTGCGGGACCTGCACATTCATGTGCCCCGAGAAAGCCATCGTCCTGGAAGACGATAAAGCGAAGATACTCTGGGACAAATGCAACCTGTGCGGCGCTTGCATCGGAGCCTGCCCGTCGGATCTCATTACAGAGGAATGGAAAGGGTATAGACTCTTTGTCGGCGGGATGATAGGGAAACACCCGAAACTCGGAAAAGAATTAACAGACGCGAAATCCCCTGAAGAGGCGGTCGCTATATTCAGGAAAATAATAGAGTGGTCAAAGAAAAATACAAATGTCGGGGAAAGGTTCGGGGACTGCCTTGAACGAGTGGGGCTCGAGAGGTTCGGGAAAGAGATACTTGGATGA